A portion of the Oncorhynchus clarkii lewisi isolate Uvic-CL-2024 chromosome 27, UVic_Ocla_1.0, whole genome shotgun sequence genome contains these proteins:
- the LOC139386415 gene encoding transforming growth factor beta regulator 1 isoform X1 — protein sequence METSEEVLQGSPMIHGKEQARIDRSGPSTSRNPTTGTPLSPMDPLNTLSNFESEMEPDGQGNYSLFPALDNMASLAGAAEALESEPPNDVADKPNLTWLDAAQIVLEAAGRPMHIKEIKQQIIDRGLVQSNAKSSLEAVMYRETQKGSRRFKRIENRNGVFALLTDDEGQQALQSFTTQSFMGSPPQSTFSSSGSAASLPPFPSPTGLSETRPKTKKGPRKNQNEKYRLKYLRLRKAALAMIFENAALCDEVAHLEEKFVRAKEERRFLLKSLLQYQSVSEGELLTAATTSSHPPVTFSSIPTGASVLPVGHNLTSGAEEGLPKKPKKERGRENGKEDGPKRMSKKRKLADAGSRKLVQPIALDSSGRPVFPIVLGGLTVYSLGEIITDRMLFHDQCAIYPVGYCSTRFFASMKSPDQQCLYTCQIKDGGGGPQFEIVPEEDPQNAIAASSALTCHSNLLKAIGALRSKPVAPIVPSGADFFGFSHPTIQNLIQSCPGARKCSNYQWIRFEVCRPGDGQVPHSLSEDDASVSFEAYQRHQGFDDSIRGEHNLVGMTPQSPGSSHQHLLSSPTLQPSTSYFSH from the exons ATGGAGACAAGCGAAGAAGTGCTTCAGGGTTCTCCGATGATTCACGGAAAAGAGCAAGCACGAATTGACAGGAGTGGG CCCTCAACGAGCAGAAACCCGACCACAGGAACTCCTCTCTCACCTATGGACCCACTGAACACACTGTCCAACTTTGAGTCAGAGATGGAGCCAGACGGACAGGGAAACTACTCTCTCTTCCCTGCCTTGGACAACATGGCCAGCCTGGCAGGAGCTGCCGAGGCTCTAGAGAG TGAACCACCTAACGATGTTGCAGACAAGCCCAATCTCACATGGCTTGATGCTGCGCAG ATTGTACTGGAGGCAGCTGGACGCCCAATGCACATCAAGGAGATCAAACAGCAAATCATTGACAGGGGATTGGTTCAGTCCAA TGCGAAGTCGAGCCTTGAGGCTGTCATGTACCGTGAG ACACAGAAAGGCAGCAGGAGATTCAAGAGGATTGAGAACAGAAATGGAGTCTTTGCACTGTTG aCAGATGATGAGGGGCAGCAGGCTCTACAGTCCTTCACCACCCAGTCTTTCATGGGGTCTCCCCCCCAGTCAACCTTCTCCAGCTCTGGCTCAGcagcctctctgcctcccttcccctcccccacGGGTCTCTCTGAGACCAGGCCCAAGACCAAGAAAGGCCCACGCAAGAACCAGAACGAAAAGTACAGACTAAAGTACCTCAGACTACGCAAAGCAGCACTGGCCATGATTTTT GAGAATGCGGCTCTCTGTGATGAAGTTGCCCACTTAGAGGAGAAGTTTGTGCGAGCAAAAGAGGAGCGCAG GTTCTTACTGAAATCGCTGTTGCAGTACCAGTCTGTGTCAGAGGGGGAGCTGCTCACCGCTGCTACTACCAGCTCTCACCCCCCTGTGACCTTCAGTTCCATCCCAACGGGGGCGTCAGTCCTGCCTGTGGGTCATAACCTGACCTCAGGGGCAGAGGAGGGCCTTCCTAAGAAGCCTAAGAAGGAACGAGGCAGGGAGAATGGGAAAGAGGACG GTCCAAAAAGAATGTCAAAAAAGCGGAAGCTTGCTGACGCGGGGTCTCGTAAGCTGGTTCAGCCCATCGCCCTGGACTCCTCAGGACGTCCTGTCTTCCCCATAGTACTGGGGGGTCTGACTGTGTACAGTCTAGGGGAG ATTATCACAGACAGGATGCTGTTCCATGACCAGTGTGCCATCTACCCAGTGGGTTACTGTAGCACACGCTTCTTCGCCAGCATGAAGAGCCCTGATCAGCAGTGCCTCTACACCTGCCAGATTAAGGACGGGGGTGGTGGCCCACAG TTTGAGATAGTGCCTGAGGAAGACCCTCAGAATGCCATAGCTGCCTCCTCTGCCCTCACCTGCCATTCCAACCTGCTGAAGGCCATTGGGGCTCTAAG ATCGAAACCGGTGGCACCCATCGTGCCTTCAGGAGCAGACTTCTTTGGCTTCTCCCACCCCACCATCCAGAACCTGATCCAGAGCTGCCCAGGAGCACGCAAGTGCAGCAA TTATCAGTGGATCCGTTTCGAGGTGTGTCGTCCAGGCGACGGCCAGGTTCCACACAGCCTGTCTGAGGACGATGCCTCTGTCAGCTTTGAGGCATACCAGAGACACCAGGGCTTTGATGACAGCATCAGGGGGGAGCACAATCTAGTAG GCATGACTCCACAATCCCCTGGTTCCTCTCACCAGCATCTTCTGAGCTCACCCACCCTGCAACCATCTACATCTTACTTCAGCCACTGA
- the LOC139386415 gene encoding transforming growth factor beta regulator 1 isoform X2: METSEEVLQGSPMIHGKEQARIDRSGPSTSRNPTTGTPLSPMDPLNTLSNFESEMEPDGQGNYSLFPALDNMASLAGAAEALESEPPNDVADKPNLTWLDAAQIVLEAAGRPMHIKEIKQQIIDRGLVQSNAKSSLEAVMYRETQKGSRRFKRIENRNGVFALLTDDEGQQALQSFTTQSFMGSPPQSTFSSSGSAASLPPFPSPTGLSETRPKTKKGPRKNQNEKYRLKYLRLRKAALAMIFENAALCDEVAHLEEKFVRAKEERRFLLKSLLQYQSVSEGELLTAATTSSHPPVTFSSIPTGASVLPVGHNLTSGAEEGLPKKPKKERGRENGKEDGPKRMSKKRKLADAGSRKLVQPIALDSSGRPVFPIVLGGLTVYSLGEIITDRMLFHDQCAIYPVGYCSTRFFASMKSPDQQCLYTCQIKDGGGGPQFEIVPEEDPQNAIAASSALTCHSNLLKAIGALRSKPVAPIVPSGADFFGFSHPTIQNLIQSCPGARKCSNYQWIRFEVCRPGDGQVPHSLSEDDASVSFEAYQRHQGFDDSIRGEHNLA; this comes from the exons ATGGAGACAAGCGAAGAAGTGCTTCAGGGTTCTCCGATGATTCACGGAAAAGAGCAAGCACGAATTGACAGGAGTGGG CCCTCAACGAGCAGAAACCCGACCACAGGAACTCCTCTCTCACCTATGGACCCACTGAACACACTGTCCAACTTTGAGTCAGAGATGGAGCCAGACGGACAGGGAAACTACTCTCTCTTCCCTGCCTTGGACAACATGGCCAGCCTGGCAGGAGCTGCCGAGGCTCTAGAGAG TGAACCACCTAACGATGTTGCAGACAAGCCCAATCTCACATGGCTTGATGCTGCGCAG ATTGTACTGGAGGCAGCTGGACGCCCAATGCACATCAAGGAGATCAAACAGCAAATCATTGACAGGGGATTGGTTCAGTCCAA TGCGAAGTCGAGCCTTGAGGCTGTCATGTACCGTGAG ACACAGAAAGGCAGCAGGAGATTCAAGAGGATTGAGAACAGAAATGGAGTCTTTGCACTGTTG aCAGATGATGAGGGGCAGCAGGCTCTACAGTCCTTCACCACCCAGTCTTTCATGGGGTCTCCCCCCCAGTCAACCTTCTCCAGCTCTGGCTCAGcagcctctctgcctcccttcccctcccccacGGGTCTCTCTGAGACCAGGCCCAAGACCAAGAAAGGCCCACGCAAGAACCAGAACGAAAAGTACAGACTAAAGTACCTCAGACTACGCAAAGCAGCACTGGCCATGATTTTT GAGAATGCGGCTCTCTGTGATGAAGTTGCCCACTTAGAGGAGAAGTTTGTGCGAGCAAAAGAGGAGCGCAG GTTCTTACTGAAATCGCTGTTGCAGTACCAGTCTGTGTCAGAGGGGGAGCTGCTCACCGCTGCTACTACCAGCTCTCACCCCCCTGTGACCTTCAGTTCCATCCCAACGGGGGCGTCAGTCCTGCCTGTGGGTCATAACCTGACCTCAGGGGCAGAGGAGGGCCTTCCTAAGAAGCCTAAGAAGGAACGAGGCAGGGAGAATGGGAAAGAGGACG GTCCAAAAAGAATGTCAAAAAAGCGGAAGCTTGCTGACGCGGGGTCTCGTAAGCTGGTTCAGCCCATCGCCCTGGACTCCTCAGGACGTCCTGTCTTCCCCATAGTACTGGGGGGTCTGACTGTGTACAGTCTAGGGGAG ATTATCACAGACAGGATGCTGTTCCATGACCAGTGTGCCATCTACCCAGTGGGTTACTGTAGCACACGCTTCTTCGCCAGCATGAAGAGCCCTGATCAGCAGTGCCTCTACACCTGCCAGATTAAGGACGGGGGTGGTGGCCCACAG TTTGAGATAGTGCCTGAGGAAGACCCTCAGAATGCCATAGCTGCCTCCTCTGCCCTCACCTGCCATTCCAACCTGCTGAAGGCCATTGGGGCTCTAAG ATCGAAACCGGTGGCACCCATCGTGCCTTCAGGAGCAGACTTCTTTGGCTTCTCCCACCCCACCATCCAGAACCTGATCCAGAGCTGCCCAGGAGCACGCAAGTGCAGCAA TTATCAGTGGATCCGTTTCGAGGTGTGTCGTCCAGGCGACGGCCAGGTTCCACACAGCCTGTCTGAGGACGATGCCTCTGTCAGCTTTGAGGCATACCAGAGACACCAGGGCTTTGATGACAGCATCAGGGGGGAGCACAATCTA GCATGA
- the LOC139386415 gene encoding transforming growth factor beta regulator 1 isoform X3: METSEEVLQGSPMIHGKEQARIDRSGPSTSRNPTTGTPLSPMDPLNTLSNFESEMEPDGQGNYSLFPALDNMASLAGAAEALESEPPNDVADKPNLTWLDAAQIVLEAAGRPMHIKEIKQQIIDRGLVQSNAKSSLEAVMYRETDDEGQQALQSFTTQSFMGSPPQSTFSSSGSAASLPPFPSPTGLSETRPKTKKGPRKNQNEKYRLKYLRLRKAALAMIFENAALCDEVAHLEEKFVRAKEERRFLLKSLLQYQSVSEGELLTAATTSSHPPVTFSSIPTGASVLPVGHNLTSGAEEGLPKKPKKERGRENGKEDGPKRMSKKRKLADAGSRKLVQPIALDSSGRPVFPIVLGGLTVYSLGEIITDRMLFHDQCAIYPVGYCSTRFFASMKSPDQQCLYTCQIKDGGGGPQFEIVPEEDPQNAIAASSALTCHSNLLKAIGALRSKPVAPIVPSGADFFGFSHPTIQNLIQSCPGARKCSNYQWIRFEVCRPGDGQVPHSLSEDDASVSFEAYQRHQGFDDSIRGEHNLA, translated from the exons ATGGAGACAAGCGAAGAAGTGCTTCAGGGTTCTCCGATGATTCACGGAAAAGAGCAAGCACGAATTGACAGGAGTGGG CCCTCAACGAGCAGAAACCCGACCACAGGAACTCCTCTCTCACCTATGGACCCACTGAACACACTGTCCAACTTTGAGTCAGAGATGGAGCCAGACGGACAGGGAAACTACTCTCTCTTCCCTGCCTTGGACAACATGGCCAGCCTGGCAGGAGCTGCCGAGGCTCTAGAGAG TGAACCACCTAACGATGTTGCAGACAAGCCCAATCTCACATGGCTTGATGCTGCGCAG ATTGTACTGGAGGCAGCTGGACGCCCAATGCACATCAAGGAGATCAAACAGCAAATCATTGACAGGGGATTGGTTCAGTCCAA TGCGAAGTCGAGCCTTGAGGCTGTCATGTACCGTGAG aCAGATGATGAGGGGCAGCAGGCTCTACAGTCCTTCACCACCCAGTCTTTCATGGGGTCTCCCCCCCAGTCAACCTTCTCCAGCTCTGGCTCAGcagcctctctgcctcccttcccctcccccacGGGTCTCTCTGAGACCAGGCCCAAGACCAAGAAAGGCCCACGCAAGAACCAGAACGAAAAGTACAGACTAAAGTACCTCAGACTACGCAAAGCAGCACTGGCCATGATTTTT GAGAATGCGGCTCTCTGTGATGAAGTTGCCCACTTAGAGGAGAAGTTTGTGCGAGCAAAAGAGGAGCGCAG GTTCTTACTGAAATCGCTGTTGCAGTACCAGTCTGTGTCAGAGGGGGAGCTGCTCACCGCTGCTACTACCAGCTCTCACCCCCCTGTGACCTTCAGTTCCATCCCAACGGGGGCGTCAGTCCTGCCTGTGGGTCATAACCTGACCTCAGGGGCAGAGGAGGGCCTTCCTAAGAAGCCTAAGAAGGAACGAGGCAGGGAGAATGGGAAAGAGGACG GTCCAAAAAGAATGTCAAAAAAGCGGAAGCTTGCTGACGCGGGGTCTCGTAAGCTGGTTCAGCCCATCGCCCTGGACTCCTCAGGACGTCCTGTCTTCCCCATAGTACTGGGGGGTCTGACTGTGTACAGTCTAGGGGAG ATTATCACAGACAGGATGCTGTTCCATGACCAGTGTGCCATCTACCCAGTGGGTTACTGTAGCACACGCTTCTTCGCCAGCATGAAGAGCCCTGATCAGCAGTGCCTCTACACCTGCCAGATTAAGGACGGGGGTGGTGGCCCACAG TTTGAGATAGTGCCTGAGGAAGACCCTCAGAATGCCATAGCTGCCTCCTCTGCCCTCACCTGCCATTCCAACCTGCTGAAGGCCATTGGGGCTCTAAG ATCGAAACCGGTGGCACCCATCGTGCCTTCAGGAGCAGACTTCTTTGGCTTCTCCCACCCCACCATCCAGAACCTGATCCAGAGCTGCCCAGGAGCACGCAAGTGCAGCAA TTATCAGTGGATCCGTTTCGAGGTGTGTCGTCCAGGCGACGGCCAGGTTCCACACAGCCTGTCTGAGGACGATGCCTCTGTCAGCTTTGAGGCATACCAGAGACACCAGGGCTTTGATGACAGCATCAGGGGGGAGCACAATCTA GCATGA